GATTTCATTGGCAGAGAAATCCCTGTCACGCGAGTTCAACAATACAGACACACATGATCACCAAGACCAAACAAAATCAATGTCTAAAGACTAAGCTACtccattaacctctcttgggtaaggggcagtattttcacatccggatgaaaagcgtgcccaaagtaaacggcctgttactcaggcacagaagctaggatatgcatataaatcggtagatttggatagaaaacactctaaagtttctaaaactgttaaaattatgtctgtgagtataacagaactgatatggcaggcgaaaccccgaggacaaaccatcccccccaaaattaaagaaattcagcctaccactgttttcaatggctgtcacttttattttaaggcgaaatcctcccagattgcagttcctacgacttccactagatgtcaacagtctttagaaagagtttcatgctggtttttggaaaaatgagccagaaattgtagtttttctaggtggctcccattttggcggTAGTGTTTCCAAgtgcgttctttggtatttttctccggtaaagacaataacaattctccgtcttaaatttcaTCGTTTATtaacgtattagggtacctaaggattgattataaacgttgtttgacttgtttggaaaagtttattagtaacgtttgagattaattttgtatgcattttgaaggagggaaactgggtggattattgactgaagcgcgccagctaagtttttatggatataaaggacattatcgaacaaaatgaccatttgtgataTAACTGGGatcttttggagtgccaacagaagaagatcaaaggtaaggcatttattatatcgctatttctgactttcgtggcgcacctgcctggttgaaatatgtttttcatgcttttgtatgcggggcgctgtcctcagataatcgcacggtgtgctttcgccgtaaagcccttttgaaatctgacacagcggctggattaacaagaagttaagctttattttgatgtattacacttgtgattttatgaaagttaaatatttataattctgtagtttgaatttcgcgctctgcaattttaccggatgttggccaggtgggacgctaccgtcccacttgcccataagaagttaaccattTCTCTGcagaatcccaaatggcacccttttccttacatagtgtgctacttttgtGCAAATgtagtgcaccatgtagggaatagggtgccatttgggatgcaacccttGGCAGCTCTCTTGAACTGGTTACCTGCCATGGCTGCAGCACAAAGTGTCCCGGGTGACAGGCCACAGACACGTAGACGTCCATGTTCTGGCCCGCCTGGGGAAGCTCCAAGAGAGGGGGCAGCACCAGCTGCTTCTCTCCCCAAGCGGAGGTGACCAAAGTGGGGTTTGAGGTGTCCCCGGCACCATCCAGATGGCTGGGGGTGTTGGTGGAGACAGGGATAGGGCTGCAGGCTGGGCTGTCGAGGGTAAGCTGATCCACCATGTTGGTGACCACGGTGTCGAGGAAAGTGGGGGTAGGGAGGCCGTCCTTCTGGGGTCCGGGTTGCTTCCATAGGTCAGAGGTCGTCATCTGGTGGTTAACACTGTTGGTGACATCCTGGGAGTCAGAGGTAAACAGGTAGATGTGCACCAGCTTGGTCTCGTCCAGCGTCGAGATCTATAGAAAAGGAGAGGGTTGAACATTTCTTGGAGATGGACATGACATAGGAGAATCAATAACATTTAATTCTAAAGTTCAGCTTGGAGAGCTACAGCGCAAAGGAGAGTTAGAAAGCTTGAAGATCTAATAGTACAGAAGGAAAATCAATCGTTCATTTTATGAAGCTTTTTCCTTTACAAAGTGCTTTTATATATAGGTGAAGAGAAGGTTAAAAATCAGTCCAAGTTAGAGCCTTTCATGTCCATTTTTATTTTATGCTTCACAAGTTCGACATTCCAGTGTGCCTACTTTCAGTTTGTAGCTTCTGAAAGCTATGCTAATGAGGACAACTCTGTGCCAAAATTCTTTCATTTCGGCAGTTGTGGATCACACCTGCTTCTAATGTCTCATCAACTCTCGTCTGTCTATGCATCAATTTTTCAAGCATTATATATTGCTGCTCGAGGCAAGCAAATTCAATAGTTCTTTGTTTAAAAGTGTGCCGACTGCAGTTTCCTCCCAAAATACATTCTGAACATTCTGTTCAGCTAGCCGTTACCACACCTGCAGTACAAAAACAGTTGATACAgagcattcgggaagtattcagaccgcttcactttttccattttgttacagccttattctaaaatgcattaaatagtAGCtgtttttccctcaatctacacacaataccccataatgacacatcaaaaacagttttttttttgtgtggaaaTACTGAAgactggcttctgtctggccactttatgataaaggcctgattgatagagtactgcagagatgagaaccttccagaaggacaacccaatccccacagagaaactctagagctttgtcagagtgaccatcggattcttggtcacctccctgaccaaggcccttctcccccaattgctcagtttggctgggcggacagatctaggaagagtcttggtggttccaaacttcttccattgaaggatgatggaggccactgtgttcttggggaccttcaatgcctcgacacaatcctgtctcggagcgctacggacaatttcttcgacctcatggcttagtttttgctctgttatgcacggtcaactgtgggacctcatatagacaagtgtgtgcctttccaaatcatgtccaatcaattgaatttaccacaggtgtactccaatcaagttgtagaaacatctcaaggatgatcaatggaaacaggatgcacctgaactcaatgtcaagtctcatagcaaagcatctgaatacttatgtaaataaggtttatttttttaaataaatttgcacacaaaaaaaacttttcactttatcattatgggatattgtgtgtagattgatgagggaaaaaaacaatttaatcaatttttgaataaggctgtaatgtaacaaaatgtggacaaagtcaagggatctgaatactttccgaatgcactgtatatactttaATTGGATCTGTGTTTGTGATTGACGTACCTTCATGCTACAGTCCATAGAGTTGAGTACAGCACCTCTAAGCCAGAGAACAGCCTCAGGAGACCAGACCCCCACCTCCAGCTCTGCCAGACAACACTTGATCGCCTAGGAAGAGAGTAGTATACTTTAGTATCGCATAGGGACATTTGCTTGCGACAAAGTACAGGAACGCATGGTGTACAGATAACCTATCGCAAATTGTACAtcagacaacaggagacaacacaAGGGATCAATCATCAATAAAGCCAGGGGTCTTTCCGTCCGACCTGTGGTGGGATGACCATGAGCTCGTGCAGGAACGGAGGAGGGATCTCTCTCAGCTCTATGACCTCTACAGAGGCCGGGACTCCCAGGTCCACAAATTTGATATCTAGCACTCTGCTACCATGGAGGTTGGTGATCTGACAGGGATACACAGACATACTGTTTGGTAAAAGCAAGCATAGCGCAGAATATAACAAAGGAGAGAATTGGTTTGAAACGCATTAGATTTCACTATTCATTTATTTTGGGGTGAAAAGATGTATTGTCAGAGAACATCCCATTGGGATAAGTGTTCCTTCCATGTAGTTTATTCTCTACAGTCTCCTACCTCTACTCTGGACCACCTTCCTTTGTACCGGGCCAGGCAGCACTTCCCACAGAACGAAGTAGACACCAGAGACTCTGACGTCACCTGGCAAAGAGACGATAAACAACATATTGTAAATCCTATTACATTATTAGGCTATATGTGTGTAACAGCAatttgcccccccaaaaaaagaatgGTGTGACTATCCCAACTGTCTTCATGTACCTGGGTTATGAAGAAGGCCTCGATCTTATCCAGGATCTCGTTGAGCTTGACCCGACCTCGGGAGGGCAGCTGGCAGAAGATGGTTCCGTCAGAACACACGTTGGTCACAGACACATTCATATAGGTACTGTTGACCTGGAGGAGAAACCAGACACATTGATATAAACATCCCTctcaggaccttgtctttcaaagataattcataaaaatccaaataacttcacatatcttcattgtaaagggttcaaacactgttccccatgcttgttcaatgaaccatcaacaattaatgaacatgcacctgtggaacagtcattaagacactaacagcttacagacagtaggcaattaaggtcacagttataaaaacttagaacactaaagaggcctttctactaactctgaaaaacaccaaaagaaagatgccctgggtccctgctcatctgcgtgaacgtgccataGGCATGTtgtaaggaggcatgaggactgcagatgtggccagggcaataaattgcaatgtccgtactgtgagacgcctaagacagcgctacagaacggatagctgatcgtcctcggagtggcagaccacgtgtaacaacacctgcacaggatcggtacattcgaacatcacacctgtgggacaggtacaggatggcaacaactgctcgagttacaccaggaatgcacaatccctccatcagtgctcagactgtccgcaataggctgggagaggctggactgagggcttgtaagcctgttgtaaggcaggacctcaccagacatcaccggcaacgtcgcttatgggcacaaacccaccgtcgctggaccagacaggactggcaaaaagtgctcttctctgacgagtcgcgggtttgtctcaccaggggtgatggtcggatttgtgtttatcgtcaaagaaatgagcgttacaccgaggcctgtactctggagcgggatcgatttggaggtggagggtccgtcatggtctggggcggtgtgtcacagcatcatcggactgagcttgttgtcattgcaggcaatctcaacgcagtgcattacagggaagacatcctcctccctcatgtggtacccttcctgcagggtcatcctgacatgaccctccagcatgacaatgccactagccatactgctcgttctgtgcgtgatttcctgcaagacaggaatgtcagtgttctgccatggccagcgaagagcccggatctcaatcccattgagcacgtctgggacctgttggatcggagggtgagggctatggccattcccccccagaaatgtctgggaacttgcaggtgccttggtggaagagtttggtaacatctcacaacaagaactggcaaatctggtgcagtccatgaggaggagatgcattgcagtacttaatgcagctggtggccacaccagatactgactgttacttttgacccctttgttcagggacacattattcaatttctgttagtctgtggaacttgttcagtttatgtctcagttgttgaatcttgttatgttcatacaaatatttacacatgttaaatttgctgaaaataaacacagttgacagtgagaggacgtttcttttttgctgagtttaggtacTGTTGACCTGGAGGAGAAACCACAGACGCATTCAAACTCCATACTTAAGAAATAAGGGACAACATGGCACTACGTATTCATGAACGCCTAACTGAGAATAAACCCTCATTACAGTGAGATTGAGGTAGATTACTTAACACGGCAAGAGAAAACAGGATGGGTATGCATGCATTTCAGATGGACGAAGGACAGAACACAATATTGCATGTGCTACCTACTGCCGGTGTGCCATAGAACAAGGCCATTAACCCAGAAATGTGCCCCAATCCAAGGCTGACCCTGTGCTGCTCCCAGCATGCCGTCTGTGCGCATCCTTTCCATGCAAATTGATCAAATGTGCATTGAAAGGAAAAATGGATACTCTAGAAAACCTATAACAACCTGTAAAGGGTTCTCCATGGCCTTGTCCTGCAGAGCCTTGAGGCATACAGCGTTGATGTTGACCTCATCATCGTGCGACGTGTCGTAGAGCACCACCTGGGGCGGGTCAGCGTCGTGCTGCAGCAGCTCCACCAGGAGGATCTTACCTACGGCCAGGGACTCCAGCGTTTGCAGCACAGAGAGCTCCGAGCTGAACTGCTCCAGAcctacacacagagagggagacgcagagagggagaaagatggtGACAGcagcgtgagggagagagagaaaagagcgagaaagatgggagagaaagagagatggaaaaagAGCGAGAGCGATTAAAAATGAACCTCTTGCCCCATATTACACCCCCGAGGTACTTAGATCTGAGAGGATCCCTAAAGGACAAAGACAGCAGATTAAACACACCAGAACGTGGAATACCACTAACTGTAGTGACGTGACATGTGTAAATAAACATTACATTTAGCTAACTGCTTGTATTCTCCATCACACAATCTAATTATTTTCATGGACACACTGTAGTTGCGATGCTCAGAAGAGACGGGGAAATGGGAGTTGAACTTGGTTACCAGCTAGAGTACAGGTAGTCGCCTGGAAGGGCAGCTTGAGGAAGTCTTTCTGCAGCTCCAGTAGTTTGGTTCTACTGAGGACCTCAGAGAAGCCATGGTCCACGTAGTACACCTGTagagcaacaacaacacagtctGGTTATAAACAGGGCCTTGAACTTTCTGTGGACTGAAAACATACAAGGTACAGTCTTCTAGTAGTACACCTGCACGGCTGGTTACTGGGCTAGTGGTCCACTTAAAACACCTGAGGGTCGACAAATCTGGTTAAACACAGGGCCATGTAGGTGATGTGGACTGGACACCTGTAACTAAGTCTAGCATAGGAATGGCCAATAAAACATCCTCATTATTTCCTGCTTCCCATGATTATTATTTTTCACACTATACTTTAAAATCCAACTAGAGTTGGCAGAAAAGTATCCTCATGAGGCCCTTCTAACCCTCAGTATGTaaaagtatgtaaaatgtaatatgtaataaaatgtatgcactctactgtaagtcgctctggataagagcgtctgctaaatgactaaaatgtaaaatgtaaaaaaatgtaacccACTACCACACACTTCTCTTTCTActgcatttaaatgttttattaaatgttttattttacctttatttaactaggcaagtcagttaagaacaaattcttattttcaattacggcctaggaatagtgggttaactgccttgttcaggggcagaactaccgatttgtaccttgtcagctcggggattcaatcttgcaacctttcggttactagtccaatgctctaaccactaggccaatGTTTGTTCAACTTTTCACCACCTAATCGTGTTTTGGCTCAGTTCCCTGCAGCGCTTCACAAACCTATAGGGGAGATTTCCTAGACACCggttaagcctagtcctggactaaacaGAACTTTcaaatggagattctccattgagcttGCCTCTCCAAGACTGTCCTTACCTTGACTTTGTCGGTCATGACCtcacagacctgggccctgacgaCCTCCTCGCCCCCCTCCACTTTGACGGCCGCCAGTTCACCAGTCGAGGGGAAGGGGAGGAGCCTCTGAGCGCTGAGCTGGCTGTAGACGGTACTCATGGATTCCTCCATTGTCTCCAGGGCCTGAGAGTAGCCCTCGCCTATGTACCTGAGTAAGAAGAGGAAAATTCCCAACATTTTCAGGTTTTTCTGAAATCCAGGTTGGAGGATTTCCAGAAGCAGCAGGAAATATTGCAGGGGAGTGAATCTTCTAAACAGGAAATTAGAGGCTTTAGGCTGCAAAATGCCCTGAAAAGTTCATGAAATGCCCCCGAAATTGCAATGTCGAAGACAtaatttcccccccaaaattTAAAAGTCCCCTTAAATTTGACCAGCAATTTCTCAAAATAAATAGTCAAATGACCAAAGAAATAAGCTACCTGAGGATGACCTGGTCGGGGCTGCTTGCCTCCACCACCAGCACTGAGGGGAACTCCTCCTTGGGGAGCAGCAGAGGAGGAACCACGGGGGTGCTGTTGAGCTTATAACCCGACGGAGAAGACGGGGTGCTGCTCACCTGCATGTCCAAACAACACACCTTACTACAGTTGTGCCAATGTGTTCTCTATCAGTTTCTTCTATTGGACCCGGCACATGTTGTTTGGGAGGGAATCAATTTCAAGAGTCGATTCCCGACTCGAGGGATCAGAAATGACTCCGATATATGATCTCCCGAATAAACAATGAATAAATTAAATAACATTTCTGGAGTGGAAAAGGCAGCCCTACCTTGGCCTTGTACTCGGTGGTGGGGCCGTAGAGGATGGCCTTCTTCTTGTTGTCGGACATGGGGTACTCCACGGTGCAGATGTCTAGTAAGAGAGACAGGTTGGCCAGGATGTCCTCTGGGAAGGGAACCTTGAAGGTCTCCTGGTAGAGCTTGGGGAGGGCGTGGGCCCACAGGCCATGGCTGTATTTAGACAGCAGCTCCTTCAGTCTGAGGCACGCCTCCGCGGGGATGCTCACCGCTGTAGGGGAGAGGGGGATTGGGGTGGTGGGGGTAGGGGTAGGGGAGACCATCCATGTGGGGGAGGTGAGGAAGGGAGGAGTAGGGGAGgtgggggtgagggaggggggagtAGTTGTTGGCTTCCATGAGGGCGAGGTGGAAGTAGGGGAGGGTCTCCACAAATTACAGGTGGGCATAGGGAGTAAGTGGgaaggagagggcttccacaagGTAGATGGGGCAGTTGGAGAGGTGGGGGTATGGGTCGGGGAGTGCTTCGAAGAGGGGGCCGGTGGAGTGGGCAAGGTCTGACTCTGGTTCAAGGAGGGGTTCCTCGGTGAGAAGAATAGAGGGGCCAGTTTCACTGGGTTGGCAGTGACTGGTTTGACTGGAGCGGTAGTGATGGGTTTGGCTAGGAGGGTTGTGGCTGGTTTTACTGTATAAGGAGCCGTTGGAGGTTTGATTGGTGAGAGAGCAGGGCTGGGGGGTTTGGGCTGAGGGGGGTAGACCAGCCTATCTGCTCGATTGGTACTAACAGGCTTCTCAACCTGAAACACAAAGTGTCACTTGATGCATCAAAGTGCATTTTTAAAGTacataaaacactacagtaaaacaGTGCGACTTTCTAATGTTCTGTAAATCTGTGGGGGGAAAATGAGTGGTAACTATTCTATCATCTCAAAAAAAATAATTTTGTTGCTGATAGAAGGGAAACAAAGATAATATGATTTTCCACTAGATACTTACTGAGCAGATGTGTGTCCAGTTCTCCAGGTCTATGACTGCTTGGCCAGGTAGGTCCTGTTTGTGCATGTCCCGGTACACAGAGGGCAGCTTGGAGAGCCACAGACCACTGCAGTACTTCTTCAGCACCTCAGAGATCTGACTCTGCACCACCTGGGGGTTGTAGCCTCCCGGCTTAAAGGCTTTGGGCGTCGGAGGAGAGACGTTACTGATGGTAATGGCGAGAGCTGGGAAATAGGATGAAACGATGGCATGTTATTAATACATAGTATACCAGCTACAGTCATGTTCAGTAGGGTGAAAAcgttttcaaatgttttgtacagtAACACTACCACCACTAAAGTGTTCAGAGGACACTAACCAGATGCCCTCTAGAGGGAGACATAGCATAGACTTCCTAGGAGAAATATTCTTAGTCTGGGATTTCAGACAAAATCTCCACTATGAATCTGCTGTCATGCAATTAGCCAAATCTCCAAATGGAGAAAGGTGGGTTCCACTTGAGACTTACCAGGAGCTTTTTGGGTGGTAATCGAAATGTGATGGTTGACTTCTTTCACCTGTCTAGAAGAAAAGGTACatttcttacatttacatttaagtcatttagcagacgctcttatccagagcgacttacaaattggtgcattcaccttatgatatccattTCTTGACTGGTATGAAGAAAGATAGAGGGATAGTAACATCTGGTGGTACCATTTGAATGCAGAGAAGACATTTGTCAATAACATTACATAAAATTACATTGAAAACGGTATAACGTCACAAACCACCTACACCTTACACATTGGTGTGTGTTAATGCCCTCCACACCTCTCATACTAAAGAATGTGTTCCTTCCACTCACCTCTCACTGGGTTTCACCTGAGTGATGGACT
This genomic window from Salvelinus namaycush isolate Seneca chromosome 8, SaNama_1.0, whole genome shotgun sequence contains:
- the LOC120052221 gene encoding tudor domain-containing protein 7A-like, with the protein product MSDDLMKKMLRAVLQANKNGVSITRLQGEYRSLTGEFIPDRKMGYPSLECFLRSIPSVVRVENRMGEIMCFAAVCQETAHIAQLVARQKSSKRAPGRSQMLNCRMRSKLASNFVFYEKPRTSLRQPDRAQVRSGWSQPYTSMGPSRPRSYNTCGGFSAGGDIRKMYSQHDERANPPAPAPQSQNRESITQVKPTLAITISNVSPPTPKAFKPGGYNPQVVQSQISEVLKKYCSGLWLSKLPSVYRDMHKQDLPGQAVIDLENWTHICSVEKPVSTNRADRLVYPPQPKPPSPALSPIKPPTAPYTVKPATTLLAKPITTAPVKPVTANPVKLAPLFFSPRNPSLNQSQTLPTPPAPSSKHSPTHTPTSPTAPSTLWKPSPSHLLPMPTCNLWRPSPTSTSPSWKPTTTPPSLTPTSPTPPFLTSPTWMVSPTPTPTTPIPLSPTAVSIPAEACLRLKELLSKYSHGLWAHALPKLYQETFKVPFPEDILANLSLLLDICTVEYPMSDNKKKAILYGPTTEYKAKVSSTPSSPSGYKLNSTPVVPPLLLPKEEFPSVLVVEASSPDQVILRYIGEGYSQALETMEESMSTVYSQLSAQRLLPFPSTGELAAVKVEGGEEVVRAQVCEVMTDKVKVYYVDHGFSEVLSRTKLLELQKDFLKLPFQATTCTLAGLEQFSSELSVLQTLESLAVGKILLVELLQHDADPPQVVLYDTSHDDEVNINAVCLKALQDKAMENPLQVNSTYMNVSVTNVCSDGTIFCQLPSRGRVKLNEILDKIEAFFITQVTSESLVSTSFCGKCCLARYKGRWSRVEITNLHGSRVLDIKFVDLGVPASVEVIELREIPPPFLHELMVIPPQAIKCCLAELEVGVWSPEAVLWLRGAVLNSMDCSMKISTLDETKLVHIYLFTSDSQDVTNSVNHQMTTSDLWKQPGPQKDGLPTPTFLDTVVTNMVDQLTLDSPACSPIPVSTNTPSHLDGAGDTSNPTLVTSAWGEKQLVLPPLLELPQAGQNMDVYVSVACHPGHFVLQPWQDLYKLVVLMGEMVLYYNQREETPGPGDVQKGEVYAAKVDHNWHRVLVNRVLSSGLVSVYELDYGKHELVSCTLLQPLIESFRQLPFQGITAQLAGVEQCVWSEAASIVFRNHVEKKPLVAQVECVVEAEFPWDRKVIVYLVDTSREETDIWVHNIMTDFPEEQSTAA